In Pseudomonas fluorescens, a genomic segment contains:
- a CDS encoding LysR family transcriptional regulator, which translates to MDSLGSLSVFVQVAETRSFTAAGRVLGVSSSAVGKSIARMEERLGVRLFHRSTRSITLTSEGALFLERSRRILAEVEAAEQELTQAGAIPRGKLRISVPQVRGLLMPVLSDFMRAYPAIELDVDFSDRMVDVIEEGFDAVIRTGKPEDSRLMARHLGYYQLVLVGTPGYFDQHGTPQQPQDLSRHACLRYKFCATGKLENWPLRQVPGIAEPTLRAPLVSTTIESLNHVVLEGLGIACLPDYMVNQAVEQGRLQRVLDDYLEHRGSFWMLWPSSRHASAKLRVFIDLMCAGLFPVGTDV; encoded by the coding sequence ATGGACAGCCTGGGCAGTCTCTCGGTATTTGTGCAGGTGGCGGAGACTCGCAGCTTTACGGCTGCCGGTCGCGTGCTAGGGGTGTCATCGTCGGCGGTGGGTAAAAGCATCGCACGCATGGAAGAGCGCCTGGGCGTAAGGCTATTTCACCGCAGCACGCGCAGTATCACCTTGACCAGTGAAGGCGCGCTGTTCCTTGAGCGCTCACGGCGCATCCTGGCCGAGGTCGAGGCGGCCGAGCAGGAGTTGACGCAAGCCGGGGCCATCCCTCGGGGTAAGTTGCGCATCAGTGTGCCGCAGGTGCGCGGCCTGTTGATGCCGGTGCTCAGCGACTTTATGCGCGCCTACCCGGCTATCGAATTGGATGTGGATTTTTCCGACCGTATGGTGGACGTGATCGAGGAGGGTTTCGATGCGGTGATTCGCACCGGTAAACCGGAAGATTCGCGCTTGATGGCGCGGCATCTGGGCTATTACCAGTTGGTGCTGGTCGGCACCCCCGGTTACTTCGATCAACATGGCACCCCGCAGCAGCCGCAGGACCTGAGCCGCCATGCCTGCCTGCGCTATAAATTCTGCGCCACCGGCAAGCTGGAAAACTGGCCATTGCGCCAGGTGCCAGGCATTGCCGAGCCGACACTGCGCGCACCGCTGGTCAGTACCACCATCGAGTCCCTCAACCATGTGGTGCTTGAGGGGTTGGGTATCGCTTGCCTTCCGGACTACATGGTCAACCAGGCCGTGGAGCAGGGGCGTTTACAGCGTGTACTGGACGACTACCTCGAGCACCGGGGTAGTTTCTGGATGTTGTGGCCATCAAGTCGCCATGCCTCGGCCAAACTCCGCGTGTTTATTGACCTTATGTGTGCCGGGCTTTTTCCTGTAGGCACCGATGTGTAG
- a CDS encoding MFS transporter has protein sequence MSNSPSLTDCPTTAQPDVLPLGGLLALACAGFITILTEAMPAGLLPQMGEGLDVSPALVGQLVTLYALGSLLAAIPLTLLTRGWRRRPLLLVAIGGFALVNSVTALSSHYGLTLGARFFAGVFAGLLWALLAGYASRMVAPHLQGRAIAVAMLGAPLALSLGVPAGTFLGTVAGWRLSFAIMTGLTLVLLIWARWQLPDFAGEPPGKRLGMREVLTLPGIRPVLWVTFTYVLAHNILYTYIAPLLAPAAITADIDRVLLVFGLAALLSIWLAGLLIDRWLHTLLLISCALFGLIAVALAFWINIPAVIYVAIALWGLAFGGLPALLQTALAKSAGASADAAQSMLVTVWNLGIAGGGLAGGVLLEGWGVAAFPWAVVLLMLLALAGASQAAPSTSIP, from the coding sequence ATGAGCAACAGCCCTTCACTGACCGATTGCCCAACGACAGCCCAGCCTGACGTACTACCGCTGGGCGGCTTGCTGGCCCTGGCGTGCGCCGGGTTTATCACCATCCTCACTGAAGCCATGCCCGCCGGGCTCCTGCCGCAGATGGGCGAAGGCCTCGACGTATCGCCTGCACTCGTCGGTCAATTGGTCACTCTCTACGCGCTAGGGTCGCTACTCGCGGCGATACCGTTGACGCTGCTGACCCGAGGCTGGCGTCGGCGGCCATTGTTACTGGTCGCCATCGGTGGTTTCGCGCTGGTCAACAGTGTCACGGCGCTGTCCAGTCACTATGGGCTGACCCTGGGGGCCCGCTTTTTTGCCGGGGTCTTCGCCGGCCTGCTCTGGGCGTTGTTGGCAGGCTATGCAAGCCGGATGGTTGCACCGCACTTGCAAGGCCGGGCGATCGCCGTAGCGATGCTGGGCGCGCCATTGGCCTTGTCCCTGGGTGTGCCCGCCGGCACATTCCTAGGCACCGTTGCAGGCTGGCGCCTGAGCTTTGCGATCATGACCGGGCTGACGCTGGTGCTGCTGATCTGGGCGCGCTGGCAGCTCCCGGACTTTGCCGGCGAACCGCCAGGAAAACGCTTGGGAATGCGTGAAGTATTGACCTTGCCAGGTATTCGTCCGGTGTTGTGGGTGACCTTTACCTACGTGCTCGCCCACAACATTCTCTACACCTACATCGCCCCGCTGCTGGCGCCTGCCGCGATCACCGCCGATATCGACCGGGTGCTACTGGTGTTTGGCCTGGCGGCGCTGCTGAGCATCTGGTTAGCCGGCCTGTTGATTGATCGTTGGTTGCATACACTGCTGCTGATCAGTTGTGCGCTGTTTGGCTTGATAGCCGTGGCGCTGGCGTTCTGGATCAACATACCCGCCGTCATCTACGTGGCTATCGCCCTCTGGGGCCTGGCATTTGGCGGCCTGCCCGCATTGTTGCAGACCGCACTGGCCAAATCGGCAGGCGCGTCGGCGGATGCCGCGCAATCGATGCTGGTGACCGTATGGAACCTGGGGATAGCGGGCGGCGGGCTGGCCGGCGGGGTGTTGCTTGAGGGCTGGGGGGTTGCGGCGTTTCCATGGGCGGTGGTGCTGTTGATGCTACTGGCCTTGGCCGGTGCATCACAGGCTGCGCCTTCGACCTCTATCCCTTGA